AGACAAGCATTAACAGGAAAGCTCCAATTTCTAGTCAGTCTTATGCAAGTAGAAAGGATAGCTGGAAAATGAAAATCAGCATTTAATAGGTTAACCCACTTCTGAATTCTACAGATGGTTGTGAGCAATAAGCATATCAAAATTCATGGCATACCGTGAACTGAAGACAAGGGCAGTCTAGCCACATTTTCTGTTAAGGTGTCTGCCCTCATCAGCAGAGTCATCATGTCCCCGCCAGGCAGATATTCCATAATCAAATACAAATACTCAGCATCCTGAAATGAGTAATAAAGTTTCACAATGCAATGGCTGGCTACTTCTGCCAGCAAGTTCCTCTCAGCTCTAACGTGCTCCACCTATGaccaaaagaaaaggagagtgaatatttaacaaatttgacaaaaggtacaaaaatattaaatatatacatatcttACATTTCTTAAATTGACAAATAACATAAACAGAACCGCTTCCCACATGCTAGTTCAAGTCTACACTCACCATAAACTACTGAAAATGGCTGAACTCtctcattttaaagaaaaatcacaaatgAACTAAGCAACAGCCAAAGCAATTCAAAATAGAGATGACATGTTATAGTGAGAATAAAACCCATGAAGATGCATCTCATAATATTGAAAGTACCAACCATTAGTACAAATCtgtaaataatatctaaaaagTGCATAGTGTGGGTCTCCAATATACAGGAACTTATATACTAGTATACTACATGGAAACAAAAGGTGATGACTAAAACAAAACCCTAAGTTAAGCATCAGCTGTAGGTTCTGTAGCAAATGTAATTTTGTATGTTCTCACCTGTCCTCTCTTAACCATTTCAGATTTCTTCAACTTTTTCATGGCATAAATATTGCCAGATTTCTTCTCCTGACACAATCGGACCTGTAGATTGAGAAAGTATTAGCAAAACATATGCTAAATAGCTGTTCATAACAAGTTTacataaggaaaaaaga
This genomic stretch from Quercus lobata isolate SW786 chromosome 3, ValleyOak3.0 Primary Assembly, whole genome shotgun sequence harbors:
- the LOC115981258 gene encoding probable serine/threonine-protein kinase ndrA, which gives rise to MEVEAVDSKPSGRWVLERKLATSDVPEEEQINLIKDLERKETEFMRLKRHKICIDDFELLTIIGRGAFGEVRLCQEKKSGNIYAMKKLKKSEMVKRGQVEHVRAERNLLAEVASHCIVKLYYSFQDAEYLYLIMEYLPGGDMMTLLMRADTLTENVARLPLSSVHAILSTCIRLTRNWSFPVNACLVF